From one Mycobacterium colombiense CECT 3035 genomic stretch:
- the lepB gene encoding signal peptidase I encodes MTDTADSSKPEPHAGESDPKVSTRAPETPPDEAATAAGSIPEPGPAAKAPGEGEPEEPKRSTLREFALLAVIAVVLYYVMLTFVARPYLIPSESMEPTLHGCTGCVGDRIMVDKVSYRFSAPSPGDVIVFKGPPPWNLGYKSIRSNNTVLRWVQNALSFVGFVPPDENDLVKRVIAVGGQTVQCRADTGLTVDGKPLKEPYLDRTTMAADPSVYPCLGSEFGPVHVPAGRLWVMGDNRTHSADSRAHCTSVPAEALKGVLCTGDPTSGTVPVSNVIGKARFIVWPPSRWGGVGSVNPQQNR; translated from the coding sequence ACGCCCCCCGACGAGGCCGCGACGGCCGCCGGATCGATCCCCGAGCCGGGGCCTGCGGCGAAGGCGCCCGGCGAGGGCGAACCGGAGGAGCCCAAGCGTTCGACGCTGCGCGAATTCGCGCTCTTGGCGGTGATCGCCGTCGTCCTCTACTACGTGATGCTGACGTTCGTGGCGCGGCCCTACCTGATCCCGTCGGAATCCATGGAGCCCACGCTGCACGGGTGCACCGGCTGCGTGGGCGACCGGATCATGGTCGACAAGGTCAGCTACCGCTTCAGCGCGCCGAGTCCCGGTGACGTCATCGTCTTCAAAGGCCCGCCGCCGTGGAACCTGGGCTACAAGTCGATCCGGTCCAACAACACCGTGCTGCGCTGGGTGCAGAACGCGCTGTCCTTCGTCGGCTTCGTGCCGCCGGACGAGAACGACCTGGTCAAACGCGTCATCGCGGTGGGCGGGCAGACGGTGCAATGCCGCGCCGACACCGGGTTGACGGTCGACGGCAAGCCGCTGAAGGAACCGTACCTGGATCGCACCACGATGGCCGCCGACCCGTCGGTGTACCCCTGCCTGGGCAGCGAGTTCGGGCCGGTTCACGTCCCGGCCGGACGGCTGTGGGTGATGGGCGACAACCGGACGCACTCGGCGGATTCGCGGGCCCACTGCACCAGCGTGCCGGCCGAGGCCCTCAAGGGTGTGCTGTGCACCGGCGACCCGACGTCGGGAACCGTGCCGGTGTCCAACGTGATCGGAAAAGCCAGGTTCATCGTGTGGCCGCCGTCCCGATGGGGCGGCGTGGGATCGGTGAACCCGCAGCAGAATCGGTAG
- a CDS encoding ribonuclease HII, whose amino-acid sequence MATTWPPRTVIRKSSGLRTLESALYRSGLGPVAGVDEVGRGACAGPLVVAACVLGPGRMESLAALDDSKKLTEAAREKLFPLIRRYALAYHVVFIPPAEVDRRGVHVANIEGMRRAVAGLSVRPGYVLSDGFRVPGLAVPSLPVIGGDAVAACIAAASVLAKVSRDRLMVAMEADHPGYGFALHKGYSTPAHSTALARLGPCPEHRYSFINVRRVANGSGERVVADCQPDPPMERDGYR is encoded by the coding sequence ATGGCCACGACGTGGCCGCCGCGGACGGTGATCCGGAAGTCGTCGGGGTTGCGCACCCTGGAGTCGGCGCTGTACCGCAGCGGGTTGGGCCCGGTGGCGGGCGTCGACGAGGTGGGTCGCGGCGCCTGCGCCGGACCGCTGGTGGTGGCGGCCTGCGTGCTCGGCCCCGGACGAATGGAAAGCCTTGCAGCGCTTGATGATTCCAAGAAGCTCACGGAGGCCGCCCGGGAGAAGCTGTTCCCACTCATCCGCCGCTACGCGCTGGCCTACCACGTGGTGTTCATCCCGCCGGCCGAGGTGGATCGGCGCGGCGTGCACGTCGCCAACATCGAAGGGATGCGCCGCGCCGTCGCCGGGCTGTCGGTGCGGCCCGGCTACGTGCTGAGCGACGGCTTCCGGGTGCCCGGGCTGGCCGTCCCGTCGCTCCCGGTGATCGGCGGCGACGCGGTCGCGGCGTGCATCGCGGCGGCCAGCGTGCTGGCGAAGGTCAGCCGCGACCGGCTGATGGTCGCGATGGAGGCCGACCATCCCGGCTACGGCTTCGCCCTGCACAAGGGCTACAGCACGCCCGCGCACAGCACGGCGCTGGCGCGGCTGGGCCCCTGCCCCGAGCATCGTTATTCGTTCATCAACGTGCGGCGGGTGGCCAACGGGTCGGGCGAACGGGTGGTGGCCGACTGCCAACCGGACCCACCGATGGAGCGCGACGGATATCGGTGA